CTCCTTCGACGTCCTCTGCTAGTTTCCACATGCCACAGCTTCTTGTTCTCAGTATCACATTTTCTCTGTTTTTATGTACACATTACAGAAGGATAGGAATGGTTTTTAGCTGCTAGAATTAGCTCAAGTTTGTGGGTTGACCTGGGTAATCACAAAACGGAAGATATAGGTGCAAGAGTGAATGTATTCTTTGAACCACAACATCCTTTTGGATTTGCATAGCTGGTGTCTATTGATTCTGGTTCCTAATTATGTAATTTTCTGTACAGCAGAATTACAAAGTACTACGTAGGTGTACTGTTAGTATTTTCTTTGGTGCAATTTGAAGCAGTTAACTTTACATGAGTAAATTCTGAAATGAGAATGTGTTCATACGCTTTATCATGAGATCCAGTCTGAATCATAAACATTCTTGTACAGAGATGTTCCGAAATCAAGGAACATTACTTCCTTAAacatttattttgttattggAAAGGAAATAAGATTCTACTGTACTTATATTTGGCTAGCATGCATGAAAGCTTAGGTGTGTAGTTGCAGAGACGAATTAAGAATTGTTTGCATGTCTTGGAAGCCAAAGAACATCAAAGAAAGCCCTTTTCTTGGAAGCTTTTGATACAATCATCAAACATTTGAGGAATTGGTTTAAAGGCAGGAAATCCCAGTTGTTGGATCTTGGTAGTATCCATGCTATGAGGTTTGTCATCTACTTTCTGAGACCCACACCTGCAACAACAGCAGAAGCTGTAGAGTTCATCATTCCGAGTATGTAAACCAGTTAGTATAATGGTGCTTTTTTTTATGTACTCACTTGTTTTCATATGGATAGCTTTGATATTTTGCTTTCAGCATGTCTACGATTTGTGTCCAGTGAGCCACTGCGCTTGAGCAAATCAGTCTCCCGGATGCCTTGCTTTCTTCCATGGCCAGAATGTGTGCTGCTACCACATCATCAATGTGCACAAACCCTATTTCCTGGTTCGGATATTCACCAATTGCACCTACAAAATAACATGTTTGTTTTCACCCAGAGAAAAGAGTGCAATACCCTTACTTTTCGTATGTTTAGCAGGTAAAAATGATACCTTTAATGATCCCTAGAAGTAGCAGCAGTGTGCTAGTAGGCTGTGGTCCGAGCAAGGGACCAATCACAAATGATGGGTTCACTACCACCAAATCAAGACCACTTTCCTTGGCAATCTGCCATGCTGACTGCTCAGCTAATGTCTTCGCATACGCATACCAAAGCTTATGAAGAAACAACAGAGTTTAAAATGCTAGTCATaattaagtaaataaaaaacAGGAGGAATATGCTTCTTACATTATGTTTCTTGCAGTAGTCAGCATCGCTCCAGTGAGACTCATTAAGAGGAGAAACTTGCTCGATGTCTTCACGGTATCTTATTGCTGAACAGGATGAGGTAAAGACAACCCTTTTAACAGTAGTTGCCTTTATGCATGATTTTAATACGTTCAAGGTTCCATTTATACTGGGTTCAATCAGATTTTCCTGCAGGGGattgttattattataaatcaCAAACAACTTTTGTACAATATGTTTTCTCTGTTCCCCCTTTTGATGTTTTAGGAAAGTAATTAAAGACAGAGATAGATGAATACTTGGACGTTTTCATCATATCGGACGAGCACAGGAGCAGCAGCATGAAAGACACCATCAACACCTTGGATAGCTTCATCAAAGCTTCCTTCCTCCATCAAATCAGCTTTGATGATTCTGAGTTTCTCTTTAGCTCCCTTCATTTCCCATAAAAATCCCACCTTGTCAACATTTTCTGTAATTTTGTTAAATAAGTAGAGTGCATCTAGAATAAGTAAAGCATATATATCATACAAAACATAGATGTATTAGGGAGTTATGAACCTGGGTTTCGGACAGTGACAACTACAGTATGTCCCATTTGGAGCAGTGATTTGACCAGGTTTGCTGCTATGAGCCCTGTGCCTCCGGTCACGCAATATACCGGCATCTTGATCTATCTGTTGCTGATGCCATCCTAATTCCTATAAAGCTATTTATGTTGATCAAATATGATATGGTTAGGACTTAGGAATACATGTCATTATCTTGGCGTTCTAacatcattttattttatttttattttttaaaggtttaatctaaTTATATTTATATGTAAAGTTTACATGAGTAGGTTGATCATTCAAACGATGCACAAAGGAAAGTATACCAGTGTATGCACTACCTTCCTTAGGTTTATATATATGGTAATCAATTAAGAGGATGGGAATGTTTTGAACTAATTGGCTTAGGTAGGATGTGTAAAGACACTCCACTTCTGAATTCCGAAATACATGTCAGAAAAGACGGGAGGAAGGAAATTAAGGCTGGACTCAACCGCTGAAGGATGAAGGCCGAAGGTATGGTTGTTGGATCAAGCGACAAAAGGGAAGCAAGTCATTGCATAGGGAGGGCGACTAATTAAGGATGGAGGTGAATCCCCTAAAAAATGCCCTATTAAGAAGAGAATTAGCATGTCATTGGAGAACATAGTGTAAGAAAAATAACGGTTGAAACCAATAATTTATGATTAAAAGAAGATAAgttgctactccctccgtcccttaatactcgcaccgcttttcttttcgagccgtcccttaatacttgcaccgtttctataaatggaaattcttaccaatattatattatttctcacacttacctactaacccacctacacccctactccctacaaaaaatcatttaaaatttcacatcccaccccttacacatttccacTAACTACTCCccccgtcccggaatacttgacctgttttctttatcgggccgtcccttaatacttgacctgtttctaaaaatggaaatattctaacaatattatattatttctcactccacccctattaacccacctaccccctactccatacaaaaaataattaaaaattcaacccctactcactcctaccccacccctttacacatttcccactaataactacattaaaataataccccactatcaactactacctattaaattaaataactcaattcaagtctcttaaactctatgccggtcaaaccggatcgagtattccaggacggagggagtatattaaaaaaataccacactatcaactaacacctaataaattaataagtcaatttaattgttttaaactccgcaccggtcaaaccggtgcgagtattaagggacggagggagtacaagggTAATTGAATCTCACAGAAAAACAGTTACGTTGTGGTATAGACTATGAAGGTCACTTGTTTACTCCAATTCGTATTCGTATATGTATCCGTATCCTACACGAGTATGCGAACTCGATCAACGGAGTACATGATTATGAATATGGTGAAACAAGGCAAAGGTCTTTCTCTTGCCTTTCTAAATTTGTATATACTTGTTCGTACCTCTATCTTTTATGTCCTTAATTATTGGTTCAAGGAATAGTTGtgactagacctgtcaaacgggtcagtcgggtcgggttgtaaaaaattattttcgggttcgggatagatcgggtcggtcactttcgggttcgggtttacaaatgcttgttcaagacccagaactttcgggttcgggtcgacccaacgggttgagagattttaaaacgcgcattatattttcattaatttaggtgatgaatatacaaaatatgggcacaaattaacaaattttcctacacaagtttatatttagtcaaattcaaccataaaatggcgtataattcaaattaaaatcatattacacacaataatagtaaaaacagcgtgtttattatgcttaaattttctcataatcgtatttattactataaatacaacgattttcaatcggtcgggtccaaaacgggttcggtcgggttttgacccattacttttcgggttgctcgggttcggataaaatcgggttacgggtcacaaaatcttgttcaggacccagtattttcgggtcgggttcgggtcggttttcgggtcgggtcgattttgaCAGATCTAGTTGTGACTGATAATGCACGTAACGTTTTACTGGGTGATTAATTATGAGTATTTGTTAGGCTTTAGAGCTGGTCAGAGCTGCAAGTATTTCAGTCTAGTAAAGAGTACATTTAAACAATCcataagaaataaaaaaagTTCGATCTTTTACAACAATTTGTGAATAACATGAATATGAATCAAATGAATGGAGAATGAATTATCATCCTCCAAATGAATAacttattgaaaaaaaaataaaaaaaattggcaTAATAATACAAAGTTATTAACTGAGCCTACGCCGACCACCTGTTGGACCAACCAAACACTCAGGCAACGGTGTGCTATACCTGTTGTTATCACTGCAATAGGAGTATGTCAGATATCGTCTCCTAAACTCCTCATAGTCTCGTAATCCTTCAAGTGTTAATTCACCGCAACCTGATGGAATTTGTATTGGGTCGAATGCACACCCATGGGTCACAACGccagaaaattcagccacaaaTGGGTCATATTCGTGGTTGATTTTATATCGGCCTCCATCGGTAGCCCAATCGGATCCATCCCATATAGTAGCAATCAACGACATGGGCTTAGACGGGTAATCCCCACCTATATCATTCACATTATGATTCACTCTAATAGGGACATCATCCACGTAAAGAATGATACGGTTTTCACCCCAAAAAATGCTATACTTGTGGGGTTTTTCACTCGGGTCAAACCATAATTTATACCTCTCTTCCCTTCCCCTGCTTGTACTCCCATTACCATAAAAATTAGTCTGCAACAGCCAATCTTGACCGTTAGCATGACCCAAAAACTCGAAATCAATCTCGTCATGTTGGCCTTCATACTTGTCATTGTTGGATAAGTAGAATGCCACAACACCACCAGCAGTGTAGTTTTGTGAGGGTAACTTGATCATCGCACTAAACAACCCGTTTTTATAAACATCTTCGGAAATAAACCCGGATCCTCCGGTTTCGTTAACAAGGGATAACTGGACGGAATTTCCATCATCTACAAGGACAATGTTGTTTTCTCCAAACAACGCCTTTAATCCTTGCTCGAAATTCATGCTTGTAAAGTTTTCAGCCAAACCATAGCAAAAGAAGATAAGGTTGCAAATTAAGAGGAGTTTCATTTGGACTTGTAACATTTTTGCACCTGTTAATGTAGAAAAAAAACCCATCAATTTATATGCTCAAGTTATCAAAATTTATGTTACTTCAATTCTTCTTTAATATCATAATCTTAAATCTTGAATAAAAGTTACATGAAATTACAGTTGTACAATTTGCACGACTGGAGTTAATGTCTAATTTCAAGCTTAATTTTATAAACGTGTTTCAATTAATTAGTAGAGATATAGATAGATATTTTAGAACCATGAATGCTCAAAATTCCTGGATGCCCTTCCTAATCGAGCTCGGCGATGCGGCATGCTGTGATGTGTGAGCAAACACATCACAACACCATTTcgataaaaacatgtaccatttctTTTAAAAAGAGTACCATTTCATTATAAAAAAAGAGTTCCATTTTgataaaaacatgtaccatttcgttaaaaaGAGTACCACTTCATTAAAAATAGACTACTATTTCgattaaaacatgtaccatttcattgaattttgttgttgttatgtttTCACAAAAACATATCAGACTGCGATTTTTTCTTCCTCTTCCTAATCTAAGTCCACCAATTCTTAAGTGGAATTTAGTGTGGACCATGTCTTAAAAAAAGGTCAAAAttttatttctaatttattttggctcgtttattaggattattatgaaaaaaatatcaaattggtTTCCTTGATACATGTaatgcttgaataatgtgattttaagtcataATTCATTTTACAAACATAGGGTTACTAtgattcaaaaaatggttactatggGAGTGGgagatagctcagttggttagagcttctcTCCCAGTTTTaggtgatcctgggatcgattctcatccccgccattgtggctcatttgcaccaaaaacaaaatggttactatgtctaagaatttcggtgtttaatttattacaaaaggtcttgcgcgcacaaggtgtacaataaatttattgtacaccaagataacttttatgcagttttttgtaactttaacctatttttctgtaacttttatattataaaattaaaaagttgatagataaacattttaaagggttaaatgattaatttatacattattagtgattttaaagaaataatttttattcaaatgaaaaaaattatcattaaaaaatagataacttttacatatataaatgtaactttaagcattttgagtcaacttttactccggtgtacaatatttattgtacacccattataaataagaatttgtgaattcATTATAGTCACTATATGAGCATTAAAGGTCTCTATGTGTGTAAAAAATGTGCTAGAGAAAACTTTTGGGTTTGGatccacactaatattattgtggaccagaTCCACACAAGAATAATCCATCAAAGTCTAGGGCCCGGGTACAACCGCGGTACATTTTTGGCATGGACCGGTGAATGAAGTGGATAATTCGTTTTTGGGTGGaatcaaaaaattaaatttgGCCCGAAACAAATCAACCATATAGTTATACTtggaaattttgacaaaacacTAGGTTTGCCACATACATTTATGCATGATTTTGCATAATCATGCATAAATGTATGTGACAAACCtaatgttggttcagtggtgattgatgctgaacttgatagggagaacccgtgttcaattccccgcaacaacaattgggaggggactgaaacctatccacccataactcgccccgaatccgaattAACCCTAAGAGTGaatcgggtgctaacaccaaaaaaaacatttatGCATGATTTTAAAATCCATAGATAATTTAAAGGTGAGAAAAACTCAAACATTGTGTGCACAAGTGCATATAACCCGTTCACACAGACAAGTTTATATACACGCGTAAACATTATTGCACGAGTGCTTATAATTGTTCACACAGATATTCTCATATACACGCGTTTTGTAGTACTCCGTACTACATATCACTGTATGAGAATGTAATTACtgtacataataataataatagatcACACTTAAATTTTAAACCAATCACAGTCAAGGGTAACATACCCAGGGGGTATATGTAGCATTTTCGCACTTACCTAGAGTCGAATCGGTAATATGACTTGTGAATTACGTGCACTGCTCCGGCAATGACAAAGTTGTAGGAAATGAATTgagaaagaaaggaaataatttacttatatttttaaaatgCGATTAAGTGAAGAATGACATAGGATTATATATTTATGTAGTGCGATTATAATATTATATATGGGTAAAAAAGAGATTAAAATGGTAAGCCGAGTCATCAAAAAGTAAGGATTTTAGAACTTAGTTGTCAATGATTTGTTTCTTATTTAGATTAAGGTAAACTTGGTTCTAACAACTAATTACTACGTAAAATTGATACTAACTTATTATCCTAAAATATAATACTCCTACGTGCCACAAAGAATCTTTATTTTACATTTAACACTCTTATTTGCTACCAAAAATTAGATACTTCATTTTGCAAATAAATCCTAGCTTTGATCAAAAATTAGTATGGAGTATTAATAATAAGTATTGGCACTATTGCTACTTTCAACTTTTCATGGAAGGTTGATCACAATATCGAATTTGATTCGTGTTATGAAGTAAATTTTATACCAACGAGAAAATGTGATAACTAACTTTATTTAGGAAGTAAGATGGACAAGTATGCACGTATAAAAAAACAAAGAGCTTTTAAAACGTACTTCCCATAatagcaaaataaaataaaattacggcATACAAACAAGTATATGATGATAAATATTCGTGTCTAATATTCATATTCTATttatgatactccctccgtcccggaatactgaAAATAATTTGCCTAGAACAAAGTTTAATGCATtctaattgacttattatttaattagatggtagttggtagtggggtatttttttaatataagtaGTGGGATGTGTGTCATACTTTTAAAGGggtggggggtgggggtggaGGTAGTGGaactttttaatgtttttttagggAGTAAGGATGAAGGTGGGTCATTGGGTAATTGAAaaattgatataatattaataaagctTCTATTTTTAGAAACGTTACAAGTAATCTGGGACGACAATATAAGGAAAGCGTTTCGAATATTCCGGAACGTAGGGAGTATACTTATACGTAACTTCTACGGGTTTCCCTAAAAGCTTAATAGACGGTGTTGAGAAACTTTTGTAAACAATCACGTCATTCGCAAAGTGGATGGTATATCCAGGTGCGCATTCAAAATaacttaattttgttaattttaattctacgtggatttttttctttttgaaggaaagtggattttactttttattaaataacACAATTTGAAGTTCCTCAAGGTTGCGTTTGGAAACATGGAATTATTTCAAATACTGGATTTCAGTTTATGGAATTAAAATATTGAAATTCAATTCTAAATTTTGTGTTTGGGAGATATGAGAATTTCAAATACAGAATTTCGACATTTAATACGGAGTAGGTTATTTGGGAAAAAAGAGAATTTCAATTGACCACAATAATTATAATTGTATAGCAAATTTCGCACTGCTTAAACtaattatttcatttaaaaaaaaaaccaagaaACTATATAGAATATCAAACTGATTTTGAAGAACAAATTATAACCATACACCAAACCATATTACATACAAATTTAAATCAGATTAACAATCAAGGTAAATAATGGTGTTCATAGAATCCCCAAAATCGAATACAAATGTCTTGATTGAACAACAATTAaaccactacaagaatttgtatctttaacgacaacctaattacgacgggtcgcaaatcccgtcgcaaaagcccttttgcgacgggctaacaaccaaacaaagacgggaacaaccgtcgcaaatgtcttttacgacggattaacgacgggatttttcattaacgacgacctccttttatgacgggttcgtgacaggaaatcccgtcattaatcaacgattattgccTTTAGCGACGGTATTTCCCGTCGTTAacggtacaattttttgtagtgaacAAGCTTATTCGTAGAACTATCCAATTAATCCACAATTGTCTacagaaaatcaaaattaacctGTTAACAAGTTCGAATTTGGGGGAAAACGAAAACCCTAACTTCTGGAGTTTCGTAGTTTTCACATCAATCTTCTTGTCTTGGTGTGGAGAACGGGAGGGCCACAGAATGTCCAGAAAATCGTCGGCGTTGAAAAGAAGGTAGCAAGGTGGTTTTCCGGCCAATTTTCTTCCCTGCTTTCCTCTCCCCTCCTCGCTCGAGTTGCGGCTACTACCGGTGTCGCCTTCCTGCGTGCTTCTATGGTCTAGCTTCGCCCAGGTTCACGACCTTCTCTCTCGTGCAGAAGCCCGACCATCAACCCCCAGCTCCCCTGCTTCCCTCTTGGTCTCGCGACAATAACGACGCTGGGAAGAAATTGTGAGAACAATTAGGGTGATAGTgtaaagtgaaggaaataatgcccttggtccaagtattcatttaatgttaagtctaataaatgcggttcagtattaattaaaagttaataattcagtgagatcaagtgagctgaatgcctagctagaggtcgcttcagttcaagtggaattaatgatattaatcatccacagcttactcttgactgaacccgtagggtcacacaaatagtgcgtaaacgaatcaagtatttaatggcattaaatactccatctatggatattcggaatcgacggatcttggtttcagtgggagctgagatcgtcaaaggcaagtaaatgaatactctggaaacgatgatattgccggaaacggaaatatggatcgtatcggaaatataaatattatccaagtcgtagatgttgccggaaacggaaacatggtacgtatcggaaaatattatcggaaatggaaatattgccggaatcggaaatattgtcggaatcggaaatattgccggaaacggaaatattgtcagaatcggaaatattatcggattcggaaaataattccggaaacggaaatattaaatatttgttcgaaatggaaattaattccggaatcggaaatgttaaatattgttcgtatcggaaatgaattccggaaccgggaatttaatcggaagcgcatcgtacgaattagcatcggacgagacttgctagacgaaggcccaacacgaagccaggcccgcgccagcaagccaagcgcccaacacacacgctgccaaagcctcgccaggcccagcgcaaagccaggcccaacaaggaatggcgcgcgcgcatcgtgggctgcgagcaatgctcatgggctgcgagctgtgcagctcgcgtgggccgaaaGGCTTGCGCgagctgtgcggtgctcgtgctcgtgtgcggttgtgtgcgatacgaatcctaaagctattggaattcgttctatgattaaatcctaatcctagtagatagaatttatttaatagagttctaaagggattctaattaaactaattggtattctaataggattctaaatccttttccatgactctataaatatgtgcctaggttcacaaatttagacacgagttttcaagtattcaaagctaggatttttaagcagaaaaatcagccaaaacacttgccctatttagccgaaaataagtagtaccttaagggcgattctagttggtcaatcttaaggcggatccggacgtgctgtagactttctacggagggacgacacttggagtcctaaagacttgttcttgtttggttcgggcgcagctagggagggcacactacaaagtgtatgcatcctagactaattatatgattatgtgcaattaatatgattcctggaattaaggttttttcgcatgatttatgttgttcatatgtaggGTATGCACCCACTTGACCCACAGGTTATCTTGTTTCTGACTGATTGCCCAAGCCAGTTTCCCTACAGCTGCTTGATTCCAAAAGAAATGTTCCTAAAACTCAGCCCACCTTGATCTTTGTGACTGCAGAGTTGATCCCATCCAACACTACCTGGTCTACTGTCATCATAAGCACCAAACCATAAGTAAGATCTGCAGATAGCCACAATTTTTTGAGTGACTTTCTTAGGGAGAAGGAAAATATGCCCCCAGTAAACACAGATACTCATGAGAACATAATTAACTAATTGCATCCTTCCTACAAATGAGAGGTGTCTGGTACTCCAGACCTTGATTTTAGCCACCATTTTCTCAACTAGCAACTCACAATCACCATCCATCAGTTTCTTAGAACTAATAGGTACCCCCAAGTATCTAAAGAGTAAAGATTCAAGTTTAAAGCCAGAACACTCCTGAATGGTGTCTTTACTTGTTGAACTCATGCCACAACAGTAAACATAAGATTTAGCAGGGTTAACTTGCAGACCTGTGGCTTTAGAGAACACTTGGAAACCTTCCAACATCAGCCTCACAGAAGCTAGATCACCCCTGCAAAACATGAGCATGTCACCTGCAAAGCACAAGTGGTTCATTGCCATTGACTTACACCTAGAATGATAGTGAAAATCAGGGTGTTGACCCACCAGTTTCATTGATCTTGAAAAGATATTCCATGCATATGGTGAACTAGAGGGGGGAAAGTGGATCCCCCTGTCTCAAACCTCTTTTAGGGTGAATGAGAGGAGAGGGAACACCATTTATCATGAGAGAGTATTGTGTAGTGGATAGACAGGTCATGATCAAAGTAATAAAGTGAGTAGGGAAGCCCAACTCAGTCATTGCTTCTTCAATAAATGCCCATTCTACTATGTCATAGGCCTTCCTTAGGTCCAGTTTCATCATACAACATGGTTGAGTGTTCCCCCTGCCATAGTGTTTGATAATATCTTGACAGCTCAAGACATTGTGTAAGATTGACCTCCCAGATACAAAAGCTCCTTGATTATGAGTGATGATATCAGGAAGTAATGCACTTAGTTTGTTGCAAAGCAGTTTGGAGATACACTTGTACAAGACAGAGCAGCATGCAATTGGTCTAAAATCACCCACTGGTGCAGGAACTGTAACTTTTGGGACCAGGGTGATGGAAGTTACATTAACTTCTTTAAGAATTTTGCCAGTTCTGAAGAAACCTGTGATGGCTGCACAAATGTCATTGCCCACAATGGACCAGGTAGCTTTAAACAATTAACTACTAAACCCATCTAACCCTGGTGCCTTGTTATTTGGAATAGAGTTCAGAACTTTCTTGATGTCAGCTTTAGTGAAAGAACAAAGGAATAGTTGTCTGTGAGTTTCAGTCAGCTTGTCTCCTTGATCAAAGATGATGGGTTTCACCTTGCTCCTGTTGGTCATAGCAACCCCAAAGAGAGAATTATAGAATTGAGTGAAAGCATTTTGAACCTCATCAGGTGTTTTAACCCAAACCCCCTCACTGGTCTGAATTGAGTGTATTTGATTGGTTTTCCTTCTTTGCTTGATACTCTAGTGGAACAATTTGCTGTTCTCATCTCCCAATTCCAACCACTGAACCTTTGTTGTCTGGTGAAGAAAGGATAAATAGCAT
This Spinacia oleracea cultivar Varoflay chromosome 6, BTI_SOV_V1, whole genome shotgun sequence DNA region includes the following protein-coding sequences:
- the LOC110781894 gene encoding tetraketide alpha-pyrone reductase 2, which gives rise to MPVYCVTGGTGLIAANLVKSLLQMGHTVVVTVRNPENVDKVGFLWEMKGAKEKLRIIKADLMEEGSFDEAIQGVDGVFHAAAPVLVRYDENVQENLIEPSINGTLNVLKSCIKATTVKRVVFTSSCSAIRYREDIEQVSPLNESHWSDADYCKKHNLWYAYAKTLAEQSAWQIAKESGLDLVVVNPSFVIGPLLGPQPTSTLLLLLGIIKGAIGEYPNQEIGFVHIDDVVAAHILAMEESKASGRLICSSAVAHWTQIVDMLKAKYQSYPYENKCGSQKVDDKPHSMDTTKIQQLGFPAFKPIPQMFDDCIKSFQEKGFL